From one Mycobacterium colombiense CECT 3035 genomic stretch:
- a CDS encoding PPE family protein: MFDFAALPPEINSGRMYAGPGSGPMMAAAAAWDEIAAELGVAASGYSSVITELTSGPWVGPASMSMLSAITPYVSWLTTMAAQAEETAGQGRAAAAAFEAAFAMTVPPPVIAANRVLLATLVATNFFGQNTPAIAATEAQYMEMWAQDAGAMAGYTASSMAASTLSPFATPPNTTTPEAGSDQAAAVAQALAQPAGNTAQTTSQLATPQALSAGTTQVATQTTAATSNPGLLSSTLQDLLNSGLPTPSNNYLGLNPTLYTVILKQTSGLAYFSNGIPTFWSQLAQQLVFGPGGTTAGANGAWFPTPQFANLGLGNLGGVGHVGAVSAGVGQAGRVGMLSVPQHWGTLTSSVTPAALSEEATSIEAAATGGANSPVNGLLRGMPVGSIGRRGAAAGYVNKYGFRYSVLTRPPSAG, from the coding sequence GTGTTTGACTTCGCGGCGTTACCGCCCGAAATCAATTCCGGTCGCATGTATGCGGGTCCGGGGTCGGGGCCAATGATGGCCGCCGCCGCCGCCTGGGACGAGATTGCGGCGGAATTGGGTGTAGCGGCCAGCGGCTACAGCTCGGTGATCACCGAGCTCACCAGCGGGCCGTGGGTGGGACCGGCATCGATGTCGATGCTGTCGGCGATCACCCCGTACGTGAGCTGGCTCACCACCATGGCCGCGCAGGCCGAGGAGACGGCCGGGCAGGGGCGGGCCGCCGCGGCGGCCTTCGAGGCGGCGTTCGCGATGACGGTGCCGCCGCCGGTGATCGCCGCCAACCGAGTGTTGTTGGCGACCCTGGTGGCCACGAATTTCTTCGGCCAGAACACGCCCGCGATCGCGGCCACCGAGGCGCAGTACATGGAGATGTGGGCCCAAGACGCCGGAGCGATGGCCGGCTACACCGCATCGTCGATGGCGGCCTCCACGCTGAGCCCGTTCGCGACGCCGCCCAACACGACCACTCCGGAGGCCGGCTCCGACCAGGCCGCCGCGGTCGCTCAGGCGCTGGCCCAGCCGGCGGGTAACACCGCACAGACCACGTCGCAGCTGGCGACCCCACAAGCGTTGTCGGCCGGAACGACTCAGGTGGCGACACAAACGACCGCGGCCACCTCGAATCCGGGATTGCTCTCGAGCACACTTCAGGACTTGTTGAATTCGGGGCTGCCGACCCCGAGCAACAACTACCTGGGCCTCAATCCCACGCTGTACACGGTGATCCTCAAGCAAACCTCGGGTCTGGCCTATTTCTCGAACGGCATACCGACCTTCTGGTCGCAGCTGGCCCAGCAGTTGGTCTTCGGCCCCGGTGGTACCACGGCCGGTGCCAATGGTGCCTGGTTCCCGACGCCGCAGTTCGCCAACCTGGGGCTGGGCAACCTGGGCGGTGTGGGCCACGTGGGTGCGGTCTCCGCCGGCGTCGGCCAGGCCGGCCGGGTGGGAATGCTCTCGGTCCCGCAGCACTGGGGAACGCTGACCTCGTCGGTGACGCCGGCGGCGCTGTCCGAGGAGGCCACTTCGATCGAGGCCGCGGCGACCGGTGGAGCCAATTCCCCGGTCAACGGTCTGCTGCGCGGCATGCCGGTCGGGTCGATCGGGCGACGCGGAGCCGCTGCCGGCTACGTCAACAAGTACGGCTTCCGCTACAGCGTGCTCACCCGCCCACCATCGGCCGGATAA
- a CDS encoding cytochrome P450, with translation MSEGQQGSFYLPRLDFATLPMGADRGVGWKTLRDAGPVVFMNGHYYITRREDVLAALRNTKVFSSTVLQPPGHPLPVLPLAFDPPQHTRYRQILQPYFSPHALSKSRPVLERHAGEMIDALAGRGECEVMADFANLYPFQVFLDLYGLPVEDRDRLIDWKDAVVSEKPFITQSDIEKSEQLLQYLADAIAQRRRNPGSDMLSKVITGKGNFTDLELLGMSHLLILAGLDTVTAAIGFSLYELARRPQLRKQLRDNPKQIRVFIEEIVRLEPSAPVAPRITTKYVEVGGMTLPPGTSVRLCMAAVNRDDSDAMSTNELNMDGKVHRHWGFGGGPHRCLGSHLARIELTVVVAEWLSRIPDFELPEGYSPEINYPSKSFALKALPLRWG, from the coding sequence ATGAGCGAAGGCCAGCAGGGCTCGTTCTATTTGCCCCGACTTGATTTCGCCACGCTGCCGATGGGCGCGGACCGGGGAGTGGGGTGGAAGACGCTGCGCGACGCAGGGCCCGTCGTCTTCATGAACGGCCACTACTACATCACCCGGCGCGAAGACGTGCTGGCCGCACTGCGCAACACCAAGGTCTTCTCGTCGACCGTGCTGCAGCCTCCGGGTCACCCATTGCCGGTGCTGCCGCTGGCTTTTGATCCGCCGCAGCACACCCGTTACCGCCAGATCCTGCAGCCGTATTTCAGCCCGCACGCGTTGAGCAAGTCACGCCCGGTGCTGGAGCGTCACGCCGGCGAGATGATCGACGCCCTGGCCGGTCGCGGCGAGTGTGAGGTGATGGCCGACTTCGCCAACCTGTACCCGTTCCAGGTGTTCCTGGATCTGTACGGCCTGCCGGTCGAGGATCGCGATCGCCTCATCGACTGGAAAGACGCGGTCGTCAGCGAAAAGCCCTTCATCACCCAGAGCGACATCGAGAAGTCCGAGCAACTGCTGCAGTATCTGGCCGACGCCATCGCGCAGCGCCGGCGCAACCCGGGGTCGGACATGCTGTCGAAAGTGATCACCGGCAAGGGCAACTTCACCGACCTCGAGCTGCTGGGCATGAGTCACCTGCTGATCCTGGCCGGTCTGGACACGGTGACCGCGGCCATCGGGTTCTCGCTGTACGAGCTGGCGCGCAGGCCGCAGCTGCGCAAGCAGCTGCGCGACAATCCGAAGCAGATCCGGGTTTTCATCGAGGAGATCGTCCGGCTGGAACCGTCGGCGCCGGTGGCGCCGCGGATCACCACGAAATACGTCGAAGTCGGCGGCATGACACTGCCGCCGGGCACGTCGGTGCGGCTGTGCATGGCCGCGGTCAACCGCGACGACAGCGACGCGATGTCCACCAACGAGCTCAACATGGACGGAAAAGTCCACCGGCACTGGGGGTTTGGCGGCGGACCGCACCGCTGCCTGGGTTCTCACCTGGCCCGCATCGAACTGACCGTGGTCGTTGCGGAATGGCTGTCCCGGATTCCGGATTTCGAGCTGCCCGAGGGCTACTCCCCCGAGATCAATTACCCGTCAAAGAGTTTCGCGCTCAAGGCGTTGCCGCTGCGCTGGGGCTGA
- a CDS encoding PE family protein yields the protein MSFVTTQPEALAAAAGNLQTIGSTLSAQNAAAAAPTTGVVPAAADEVSALTAAQFAAHGQMYQAVSAQAAAIHEMFVNTLSTSSGSYAVTEAANAAATG from the coding sequence ATGTCCTTTGTGACCACGCAGCCCGAGGCGCTTGCCGCCGCCGCGGGCAATCTGCAGACCATTGGCTCAACGCTGAGCGCTCAGAACGCCGCCGCAGCGGCCCCGACGACGGGGGTGGTGCCGGCGGCTGCCGACGAGGTCTCGGCGCTCACGGCGGCGCAGTTCGCCGCGCACGGGCAGATGTACCAGGCCGTCAGCGCACAGGCGGCGGCGATTCACGAAATGTTTGTCAACACCCTGAGCACCAGCTCTGGGTCGTACGCGGTCACTGAGGCGGCCAACGCGGCCGCGACTGGTTAA
- the eccB gene encoding type VII secretion protein EccB: protein MAEESRGQRGSGYGLGLSTRTQVTGYQFLARRTAMALTRWRVRMEVEPGRRQNLAVVASISAALVICLGALLYSFISPAGQINESPIIADRDSGALYVRVGEKLYPALNLASARLITGRPDNPHLVKSNQIASLPRGPMVGIPGAPSSFHPTSPDASSWLVCDTVANSTGAGAPSGVTVTVIDGNPDLSNHRRVLTGSDAVVLNYGGDAWVIRDGRRSRIDGSNRSVLLPLGLTPEQVSMAKPMSRALYDALPVGPELTVPQIQNAGAGASFPNAPGPIGTVIVTPQISGPQQYSLVLADGVQTLPPLVAQILQNAGPGNTKPVTVEPSALAKMPVVNKLDLSSYPDAPLNVMDIRENPATCWWWQKTSGENRARVQVISGATIPVEQKDVNKVVSLVKADTTGREADQVFFGPDYANFVAVTGNDPGAKTTESLWWLTDAGARFGIDDTREVREALGLKTKPGLAPWVALRLLPQGPTLSRADALVEHDTLPMDMSPGELAVPK from the coding sequence GTGGCGGAAGAGAGTCGCGGGCAGCGCGGGTCGGGGTACGGCCTCGGGTTGTCGACCCGGACCCAGGTGACCGGCTACCAGTTCCTTGCGCGCCGGACCGCGATGGCGCTGACCCGGTGGCGCGTCCGCATGGAGGTCGAACCCGGCCGGCGCCAGAACCTGGCCGTGGTGGCGTCGATCTCCGCCGCGCTGGTGATCTGCCTCGGCGCGCTGCTGTACTCCTTCATCAGCCCGGCCGGCCAGATCAACGAGTCGCCGATCATCGCCGACCGCGACTCGGGCGCCCTGTATGTCCGCGTCGGCGAGAAGTTGTACCCGGCGCTGAACCTGGCGTCGGCCCGCCTCATCACCGGCCGCCCCGACAATCCGCACCTGGTCAAGTCCAACCAGATCGCCAGCCTGCCGCGCGGCCCGATGGTGGGCATCCCAGGTGCGCCGTCCAGCTTCCACCCGACCAGCCCGGACGCGTCGTCCTGGCTGGTGTGCGACACCGTGGCGAACTCGACCGGCGCCGGGGCACCGTCCGGCGTGACGGTGACGGTGATCGACGGCAACCCCGATCTGAGCAACCACCGGCGGGTGCTGACCGGGTCGGACGCGGTGGTGCTGAACTACGGCGGGGACGCCTGGGTGATCCGGGACGGACGTCGCTCCCGCATCGACGGGTCGAACCGATCGGTGCTGCTGCCGCTGGGCCTCACCCCCGAGCAGGTCAGCATGGCCAAGCCGATGAGCCGCGCCCTGTATGACGCGTTGCCGGTGGGTCCGGAACTGACCGTGCCGCAGATCCAGAACGCCGGTGCCGGGGCGTCGTTCCCGAACGCGCCGGGTCCGATCGGCACGGTGATCGTCACCCCGCAAATCAGTGGGCCGCAACAGTATTCGTTGGTGCTGGCCGACGGTGTGCAGACGCTGCCGCCGCTGGTGGCGCAGATCCTGCAGAACGCCGGGCCGGGCAACACCAAGCCGGTGACCGTGGAGCCGTCCGCCCTGGCGAAGATGCCGGTGGTCAACAAGCTGGATCTGTCGTCCTACCCGGACGCGCCGCTGAACGTGATGGACATTCGCGAGAACCCGGCGACCTGCTGGTGGTGGCAGAAGACCTCCGGTGAGAACCGGGCCCGCGTCCAGGTCATCTCGGGCGCGACCATCCCGGTCGAGCAGAAGGACGTCAACAAGGTGGTGTCGCTGGTCAAGGCCGACACCACGGGCCGCGAAGCCGACCAGGTCTTCTTCGGGCCCGACTACGCGAACTTCGTGGCCGTCACCGGAAACGACCCCGGAGCCAAGACGACCGAATCGTTGTGGTGGCTCACGGACGCGGGCGCGCGGTTCGGAATCGACGACACCCGCGAGGTACGAGAAGCGTTGGGCCTGAAGACGAAACCGGGCCTGGCACCGTGGGTCGCGCTGCGGCTGCTGCCGCAGGGCCCGACCTTGTCGCGGGCCGATGCGCTGGTGGAGCACGACACGCTACCGATGGATATGTCCCCAGGAGAGTTGGCGGTACCGAAGTGA
- a CDS encoding type VII secretion protein EccC, with translation MKRGFARPTPEKPPVIKPENIVLPTPLSIPPPEGKPWWLIVVGVVVVGLLIGMVAMTFASGSHVFGGAGSIFPIFMIGGVAMMMFGGRFGGQQQMSRPKLDSMRAQFMLMLDMLRETAHESADSMDANYRWFHPAPTTLAAAVGSSRMWERKPDGKDLNFGVVRVGVGMTRPEVTWGEPQNMPTDIELEPVTGKALQEFGRYQSVVYNLPKMISVLVEPWYSLAGDREQVAGLMRAIICQLAFSHGPDHMRMIVVSSNPEDWDWVKWLPHFGDPRRQDAAGNARMVYSSVREFAAEQAELFAGRGSFTPRHASSSAQTPTPHTVIIADVVDPQWEYVISGEGVDGVTFFDLTGSAMWSAVPERTLRFDEKGVIEALPRDRDTWMVIDEKPWFFALTDHISAAEAEEFAQKLARWRLAEAYEEIGQRVAHIGARDILSYYGIDDPGRIDFESLWGSRNDSMGRSRLRAPFGVRSDNGELLFLDMKSLDEGGDGPHGVMSGTTGSGKSTLVRTVIESLMLSHPPEELQFVLADLKGGSAVKPFAGVPHVSRIITDLEEDQALMERFLDALWGEIARRKAICDSAGVDDAKEYNSVRGRMRARGQDMAPLPMLVVVIDEFYEWFRIMPTAVDVLDSIGRQGRAYWIHLMMASQTIESRAEKLMENMGYRLVLKARTAGAAQAAGVPNAVNLPAQAGLGYFRRSLEDITRFQAEFLWRDYFPRGLTDDGDEAPTLVHSIDYVRPQLFTNSFTPLEVSVGGPDVATPAIPADGEPLPIEAAEDDDAEGIRTPKVGTVIIDQLRKIDFQPYRLWQPPLNQPVAIDELVNRFLGHPWQQDYGTAQDLVFPIGIIDRPFKHDQPPWTVDTSGPGANVLILGAGGSGKTTALQTLICSAALTHTPEQIQFYCLAYSSTALTTVARLPHVGEVAGPTDPYGVRRTVAELLALVRERKRSFLEYGIASMEVFRRRKFGDEPGPVPNDGFGDVYLVVDNYRALAEESEVLIEQVNVIINQGPSFGVHVVVTADRESELRPPVRSGFGSRVELRLAAVEDAKLVRSRFAKDVPVKPGRGMVAVNYVRLDADPQSGLHTLVARPALASTPDNRFESDSIVEAVSRITSAQAPPVRRLPATFGVEQLRELAAQDTRQGVGAGGIAWAISELDLSPVYLNFAENAHLMVTGRRECGRTTTLATIMSEIGRLYAPGATSAPPPPAGQPSAQVWLVDPRRQLLTTLGSDYVEKFAYNLDGVQAMMGELAAVLAGREPPPGLSAEELLSRNWWSGPEIFLIVDDIQQLPAGFDSPLHKAAPWVTRAADVGLHVIVTRTFGGWSSAGSDPMLRALAQANAPLLVMDADPDEGFIRGKMKGGPLPRGRGLLMAEDTGVFVQVAATEFRK, from the coding sequence GTGAAACGTGGATTTGCCCGGCCGACGCCGGAGAAGCCTCCGGTAATCAAGCCGGAGAACATCGTCCTTCCGACGCCGTTGAGCATCCCGCCGCCGGAAGGCAAGCCCTGGTGGCTGATCGTGGTCGGCGTCGTGGTGGTCGGCCTGCTGATCGGTATGGTCGCGATGACCTTCGCCAGCGGTTCGCACGTGTTCGGCGGCGCCGGATCGATCTTCCCGATCTTCATGATCGGTGGCGTTGCGATGATGATGTTCGGCGGCCGGTTCGGCGGCCAGCAGCAGATGAGCCGCCCCAAGCTGGACTCGATGCGCGCCCAGTTCATGCTGATGCTGGACATGCTGCGCGAGACCGCCCACGAGTCGGCCGACAGCATGGACGCCAACTACCGGTGGTTCCACCCGGCGCCCACCACGCTCGCCGCCGCGGTGGGGTCGTCGCGGATGTGGGAACGCAAGCCCGACGGCAAGGACCTGAACTTCGGCGTGGTCCGCGTCGGCGTCGGTATGACGCGTCCCGAGGTGACCTGGGGTGAGCCCCAGAACATGCCGACCGACATCGAACTCGAGCCGGTGACCGGTAAGGCGCTGCAGGAATTCGGCCGCTACCAAAGCGTCGTCTACAACCTGCCCAAGATGATCTCGGTGCTGGTCGAGCCCTGGTACTCGCTGGCCGGGGACCGCGAGCAGGTGGCGGGGCTGATGCGGGCGATCATCTGCCAGCTGGCGTTCTCGCACGGGCCCGACCACATGCGCATGATCGTGGTCAGTTCGAACCCGGAGGACTGGGACTGGGTGAAGTGGCTGCCGCACTTCGGCGACCCGCGCCGCCAGGACGCCGCCGGCAACGCCCGCATGGTCTACAGCTCGGTGCGCGAGTTCGCCGCCGAGCAGGCCGAATTGTTCGCCGGCCGTGGCTCTTTCACCCCCCGGCACGCCAGTTCGTCGGCCCAGACGCCGACCCCGCACACCGTGATCATCGCCGACGTCGTCGACCCGCAATGGGAGTACGTGATCAGCGGCGAGGGTGTCGACGGGGTGACGTTCTTCGACCTGACCGGTTCCGCGATGTGGAGCGCCGTCCCGGAGCGCACGCTGCGGTTCGACGAGAAGGGTGTGATCGAGGCGCTGCCCCGCGACCGCGACACCTGGATGGTCATCGACGAGAAGCCCTGGTTCTTCGCCCTCACCGACCACATCAGCGCCGCCGAAGCCGAGGAGTTCGCGCAGAAGCTGGCGCGCTGGCGACTCGCCGAGGCGTACGAGGAGATCGGGCAGCGGGTGGCGCACATCGGCGCCCGAGACATCCTGTCCTACTACGGAATCGACGATCCGGGCCGCATCGACTTCGAGTCGCTGTGGGGTAGCCGCAACGACTCGATGGGCCGGTCCCGGTTGCGGGCGCCGTTCGGTGTCCGCTCCGACAACGGCGAGCTGCTGTTCCTGGACATGAAGTCGCTCGACGAGGGCGGTGACGGCCCGCACGGCGTCATGTCCGGTACGACCGGTTCGGGTAAATCGACCCTGGTGCGAACCGTGATCGAGTCGCTGATGCTCAGCCACCCGCCGGAGGAGCTGCAGTTCGTGCTGGCCGACCTCAAGGGTGGGTCGGCGGTCAAGCCGTTCGCCGGCGTGCCGCACGTCTCCCGGATCATCACCGACCTGGAAGAGGACCAGGCGTTGATGGAGCGGTTCCTGGACGCGCTGTGGGGTGAGATCGCCCGCCGCAAGGCGATCTGCGACAGCGCCGGTGTGGACGACGCCAAGGAGTACAACTCGGTGCGCGGCCGGATGCGGGCCCGCGGCCAGGACATGGCGCCGCTGCCGATGCTGGTGGTGGTCATCGACGAGTTCTACGAGTGGTTCCGCATCATGCCGACCGCGGTCGACGTCCTCGACTCGATCGGCCGTCAGGGTCGCGCCTACTGGATCCACCTGATGATGGCCTCGCAGACGATCGAGAGCCGCGCCGAAAAGCTCATGGAGAACATGGGTTACCGGTTGGTGCTGAAGGCACGCACCGCCGGCGCGGCGCAGGCGGCCGGTGTGCCGAACGCGGTCAACCTGCCCGCGCAGGCGGGCCTGGGCTACTTCCGCCGCAGCCTGGAAGACATCACCCGGTTCCAGGCCGAATTCCTGTGGCGGGACTACTTCCCGCGCGGCCTCACCGACGACGGAGACGAGGCGCCGACGCTGGTGCACAGCATCGACTACGTCCGCCCGCAGCTGTTCACCAACTCGTTCACGCCGCTGGAAGTCAGCGTCGGGGGACCGGACGTCGCCACTCCCGCCATCCCGGCCGACGGCGAACCGCTGCCGATCGAGGCGGCCGAGGACGACGATGCCGAAGGGATCCGGACGCCCAAGGTGGGCACGGTCATCATCGACCAGCTGCGCAAGATCGACTTCCAGCCGTACCGGCTGTGGCAGCCGCCGCTGAACCAGCCGGTCGCGATCGACGAACTGGTCAACCGGTTCCTCGGCCACCCCTGGCAGCAGGACTACGGCACCGCGCAGGATCTGGTCTTCCCGATCGGGATCATCGACCGTCCGTTCAAGCACGACCAGCCGCCGTGGACGGTCGACACGTCGGGGCCCGGTGCCAACGTCTTGATCCTGGGTGCCGGTGGTTCGGGTAAGACGACCGCGCTGCAGACCCTGATCTGTTCGGCGGCGCTGACCCACACGCCCGAGCAGATTCAGTTCTACTGCCTGGCCTACAGCAGCACCGCGCTGACCACCGTCGCCCGGCTGCCCCACGTCGGTGAGGTGGCCGGTCCGACCGACCCCTACGGCGTCCGCCGCACGGTCGCCGAACTGCTGGCGCTGGTGCGGGAGCGCAAGCGCAGCTTCCTGGAGTACGGGATCGCCTCGATGGAGGTGTTCCGGCGGCGCAAGTTCGGCGACGAGCCCGGCCCGGTCCCCAACGACGGCTTCGGCGACGTCTACCTGGTGGTGGACAACTACCGCGCGCTGGCCGAAGAGAGCGAGGTGCTGATCGAGCAGGTCAACGTGATCATCAACCAGGGCCCCTCGTTCGGGGTGCATGTGGTGGTCACCGCCGACCGCGAATCGGAGCTGCGGCCGCCGGTGCGCAGCGGTTTCGGTTCCCGCGTCGAGCTGCGGCTGGCCGCCGTGGAAGACGCCAAGCTGGTGCGTTCGCGGTTCGCCAAGGACGTTCCGGTCAAGCCGGGGCGCGGCATGGTCGCGGTCAACTACGTCCGCCTCGACGCCGACCCGCAGTCCGGTCTGCACACCTTGGTGGCGCGTCCCGCGCTGGCCAGCACGCCGGACAACCGATTCGAGTCCGACAGCATCGTCGAGGCCGTCAGCCGGATCACCAGCGCCCAGGCACCGCCGGTGCGCCGGCTGCCGGCGACCTTCGGGGTGGAACAGCTCCGCGAGCTGGCCGCGCAGGACACCCGTCAGGGCGTCGGCGCGGGCGGAATCGCTTGGGCCATCTCGGAATTGGACCTGTCCCCGGTGTATCTCAACTTCGCCGAGAACGCGCACCTGATGGTGACCGGCCGTCGCGAATGTGGGCGTACCACGACGCTGGCCACGATCATGTCCGAGATCGGCCGGTTGTACGCGCCGGGAGCGACCAGCGCACCGCCGCCGCCGGCCGGCCAGCCCTCGGCACAGGTGTGGCTGGTGGACCCGCGTCGCCAGTTGCTGACCACGCTCGGCTCCGACTACGTGGAGAAGTTCGCCTACAACCTCGACGGCGTGCAGGCGATGATGGGCGAACTGGCCGCGGTCCTGGCCGGCCGCGAGCCGCCGCCCGGCCTGTCCGCCGAAGAGTTGCTGTCGCGAAACTGGTGGAGCGGGCCGGAGATCTTCCTGATCGTCGACGACATCCAGCAGCTGCCGGCGGGCTTCGACTCGCCGTTGCACAAGGCCGCACCGTGGGTGACCCGGGCCGCCGACGTCGGGCTGCACGTGATCGTCACGCGGACGTTCGGTGGTTGGTCCTCGGCCGGCAGCGACCCGATGTTGCGGGCGCTGGCCCAGGCGAACGCGCCGCTGCTGGTGATGGACGCCGACCCCGACGAGGGCTTCATCCGCGGCAAGATGAAGGGCGGTCCGCTGCCCCGTGGCCGAGGCCTGCTGATGGCCGAGGACACCGGCGTGTTCGTTCAGGTCGCTGCGACCGAGTTCCGCAAGTAG
- a CDS encoding PPE family protein, whose product MMLDYGAFPPEFNSARIYSGPGSGSLMAAASAWSALAAELNSAALSYEQVVTALSSEEWTGTASAAMAQAAAPYAAWMTATAAQAEEAATQARAAAAAYETALASSVPPPLIAANRMQSQQLQVTNVLGQNTPLIAQLEAQYGEMWAQDAGAMYSYAGQSAVATKQTPFQKAPEVANPSAQTTQAAAVTNATANSTATNTSKTLQSLATPATSSTVKAAATTASTTSTDPLSELWFLLTGQTSLPTSLGSAVNGYSPFASLFYNTEGLPYFSTGMANTFTQISKTVGLIGGAPAAAAKALPGLGGLGGMLGGGAAAAHPVAALGSAASVGGKLSVPVAWSGASGAAPALGHAIPVSSISAAPEAAGGPGNLLGGMPLAGAGAAGHGVVGPKYGFRPTVMARPPFAG is encoded by the coding sequence ATGATGTTGGATTACGGAGCGTTTCCGCCGGAGTTCAATTCGGCGCGAATTTATTCTGGTCCGGGGTCGGGGTCCTTGATGGCCGCGGCGTCGGCGTGGAGCGCGCTGGCGGCCGAGCTGAATTCGGCGGCGCTGAGCTACGAGCAGGTGGTCACGGCGCTGAGCAGCGAGGAGTGGACCGGCACGGCCTCGGCGGCCATGGCCCAGGCGGCGGCTCCCTACGCCGCATGGATGACCGCGACGGCCGCTCAGGCCGAAGAGGCGGCCACCCAGGCGCGCGCGGCGGCGGCGGCGTATGAGACCGCGCTGGCCTCGTCGGTGCCGCCCCCGCTGATCGCGGCCAACCGGATGCAATCGCAACAGCTGCAGGTGACGAACGTGCTGGGCCAGAACACGCCGCTGATCGCGCAGCTGGAGGCCCAGTACGGCGAGATGTGGGCGCAGGATGCCGGCGCGATGTACAGCTACGCGGGCCAATCCGCAGTGGCGACCAAGCAGACGCCGTTCCAGAAGGCGCCCGAGGTCGCCAACCCGTCCGCTCAAACCACCCAGGCCGCGGCGGTCACCAACGCCACGGCCAACTCGACGGCGACCAACACGTCGAAGACGCTGCAGTCGCTGGCCACGCCCGCGACGAGCTCGACGGTCAAGGCCGCCGCCACCACGGCGTCGACGACCTCCACCGACCCCCTGTCGGAGCTCTGGTTCCTGCTGACCGGCCAGACCAGCCTGCCCACCAGCCTGGGGTCTGCCGTCAATGGCTACAGCCCGTTCGCCAGCCTGTTCTACAACACCGAGGGTCTGCCGTACTTCAGTACCGGTATGGCCAACACCTTCACGCAGATCTCCAAGACCGTCGGGTTGATCGGCGGCGCGCCTGCGGCCGCGGCCAAGGCGCTGCCGGGACTCGGTGGTTTGGGTGGCATGTTGGGTGGCGGCGCCGCCGCGGCTCACCCGGTGGCGGCGCTGGGCAGCGCGGCCTCCGTGGGTGGCAAGCTGTCGGTCCCGGTCGCCTGGTCGGGAGCGTCGGGGGCCGCGCCGGCCCTCGGGCATGCGATTCCGGTCAGCAGCATCTCCGCCGCGCCGGAGGCGGCCGGTGGACCCGGAAACCTGCTCGGCGGCATGCCGCTGGCCGGCGCCGGTGCCGCCGGGCACGGAGTCGTCGGTCCCAAGTACGGCTTCCGGCCCACCGTCATGGCTCGACCGCCCTTCGCGGGATAG
- a CDS encoding ferredoxin, translating into MRVRLEQSKCVGHAQCYAVDPDLFPIDESGYSVLEEHEVAPEDEQLTRDGVASCPEMALILDED; encoded by the coding sequence GTGAGGGTTCGTCTGGAACAGTCGAAATGTGTGGGCCACGCCCAGTGTTACGCCGTCGACCCAGACCTGTTTCCCATCGACGAGTCCGGCTATTCGGTGCTCGAGGAGCACGAGGTCGCACCGGAGGACGAGCAATTGACTCGCGACGGCGTCGCTTCCTGCCCCGAGATGGCGCTGATTCTCGACGAGGACTGA